The Nitrospirota bacterium DNA window GCAGCAGATTATCAAGCATGTGCATAAAAGGGCTGAGGAGGCAAGGGTCGCTGTAAGAAATATCCGCCGTGACGGCAACGATGAAATTAAAAAACTCCAGAAGGAAAAACACATAAGCGAAGATGATGTCAAAAAATCAACAGATGAGATACAGAAAATTACGGATAGTTATATAAAAAGAATTGATGAAATCATGTCCCATAAAGAAAAAGAACTGATGGAAATCTAAACAGACAGTAATTAGCGGTTAGCAGTTAGTGAAGGATACAACAACTAACTGCCAACTGCTAATCGCTAACTGCAGTCTGTTAATAAAGGAGGATTTATGGCTATACGGGTAGGCATTAACGGTTTTGGGAGAATTGGAAGGAATTTTTTAAGGACAAGTCTCGGGGAAAGCGGCATTGATATTGTATGCATTAACGACCTCACTGACGCAAAGACGCTGGCGCATCTTCTTAAGTATGACTCTGTTCACGGTATTTGCAAAGCTGACATAAAAGTCAAGGACAACGGCATTGCCGTAAACGGAAAAGAGATAAAGGTTACTGCAATCAGCGACCCTGCACAGCTTCCATGGAAGGACCTGAAGGTTGACATAGTGCTTGAATCAACAGGCCGTTTTGTGGATAAGGAAAGCACCTCAAAGCATTTAACGGCAGGAGCCGGATGGGTTATCATATCCGCGCCTGCAAAAGACCCTGATGCAACCATCTGCATGGGCGTTAATGAGGAGACGCTTGATGTCAAAACGCACAAGATTATCTCCAATGCCTCGTGCACGACAAACTGCCTTGCCCCGATGGCAAAGGTAATTCATCAGAAATTCACAATCAAGCGCGGACTCATGACCACCATACATTCGTACACCAATGACCAGAGAATCCTTGACTTTCCGCACAAGGATTTAAGAAGGGCCAGAGCCGCCGCAGTCTCAATGATACCTACAACAACAGGGGCGGCAAAGGCAGTCGGGCTTGTACTGCCTGCATTAAAAGGAAAACTTGACGGCATGGCCATCAGGGTGCCTGCGCCCAATGTCTCTGTGGTGGACCTCGTTGCCGAGGTTGAAAAACCGGCAACTGCAGAAACCGTAAATGCCGCGCTGAAAGAAGCGGCCGAAGGCGCGCTTAAGGGAATCTTGCAGTACTGCGACGAGCCGCTTGTATCAATTGATTTTAACGGAAATCCTCATTCATCCATAGTTGACGCAGCGCTTACAAAAGTCCTTGAAGGGCAGATGGTCAAGGTTCTTTCATGGTACGATAATGAATGGGGATACAGCAGCCGTATCAGAGATTTAATCCTTTACATGGCAGGCAAAAAGTGATGAAGAATAACCATTCAGAGCCGATAAAGGGAGTTTTAAACAAGCTTACCATTGCAGACTTGAATATAAAAGGGAAGCGGCTTTTCATCCGCGCAGATTTTAATGTGCCTCTTGATGAAGACCTCAATATTACGGATGACCGGAGAATACGCTCAACCATACCGACAATAAACTATGCAATTGACGAGGGCGCTAAATTAATCCTTACCTCGCATCTCGGAAGGCCCAAGGGCAAGGCGGATAAGCGGTACAGCCTTGCGCCTATTGCAAAGAGGCTTCAGCGTCTTATAAAAAAGGAAGTGGTTTTTTTGCCGGACTGCATGGGACCTGAAGTTGAAGACGCCGTAAGCAAGATGAAAGAAGGAGATATCATACTCCTTGAAAACCTGAGATTTCATCCTGAGGAAGAGAAAAACGACGGAGCCTTCAGCAAGAAACTGGCAGGGCTTGCAGATTATTATATAAATGACGCATTCGGAGCGGCGCACAGGAGTCATGCCTCAACCGTCGGCATAACAAAATTTCTTCCCTCTGCCGCAGGATTCCTTTTACGCAAGGAGATTGAATATCTGCAGGGCGTTGTAAATTCCCCGGTCAGGCCGTTTGTGGCGCTCCTCGGCGGGGCAAAGGTATCAGGGAAAATCGGGGTGCTCGGAAACCTTGAGGGCAAGGTGGACAAGGTAATAATAGGCGGCGGCATGGCGTACACTTTTTTAAAAGCAATGGGATATGGGGTCGGAGACTCGCTTGTTGAAGATGAGATGCTGGACCTTGCAAACAAGATAAAAGAAAAACTTATTGCTAAGGGCGTCAAGTTTTACCTGCCGGTAGACAGCGTTATTGCCCAGAGTGTTGAGCCGGGCGCTGAAACAAAGATCGTCCCTGTTCAGGAAATACCCAAAGGCTGGAGGGCGCTGGACATAGGCCCTGCCTCAGTCCGGCTTTTTTCAGAGGCACTGGGCAATGCAAAAACTATATTGTGGAATGGGCCCATGGGGGTTTTTGAAATAGATGCTTTTTCGCGCGGGACCTTTGCGCTTGCGCGCTCGGTTGCAGACGCCTACGCCCTTACAATCGTAGGCGGCGGCGACACCGACCTTGCCGTAAGCAAGGCGGGGGTTTCCCCTGAAAGCATATCCTTTATCTCAACAGGCGGCGGCGCAGCGCTTCAGCTTCTTGAAGGCAAAGACCTGCCGGGCATCGCAGCGCTTACGGATAAGACGTAAAAAGGCATTGATAAGTGCGGGATAAATTTTAGTGGTATAATTTAATATGCCGCACATCCCTTTGAAAACAGCATATTTAAAAATATATTTGCTGGCATTTGAGCTTTGTAACCAGACATTAATTAATTGCTGCGCCTCAAATGCCTCTCTATCTCCCTCTTTGCCTCTTTTTTCTTTATCTCCTCTCTTTTTTCATACTGCCTCTTTCCCTTGCATAAGCCAATCTCAACCTTTGCCCTGCCTTTTTTAAAATACAGCTTAAGCGGGATGAGAGTAAGCCCTTTTTGAGTGAGCTTGCCCCAGAGTTTTTGTATCTCCTGCTTGTGAAGGAGCAGTTTCCTTGTTCTTAACGAGTCGTGGTTCAGGATGTTGCCGTGGGTATACGGGCTTACGTGGCAGTTAAGCAAAAACGCCTCTCCGTTTTTAATTATGACATAGCTGTCCTTAAGATTAGCCTTGCCGTCACGCAGGGACTTTACCTCAGTGCCTAAAAGCGAGATGCCTGCCTCATAGGTCTCTTCTATAAAGTAATCATGATAAGCCTTGCGGTTGGTGCCGACTACAGGTTCCATGATGCTGATTATATCACATTAAAACAACAGAATTAGCTTGATCTCTGTTAAAATTATCCATGCTGTTCCTTTATGTCCACATCCCGTTTTGCTTAAAAAAATGCATCTACTGCGATTTTGTGTCAGGCATTTATGACCCCGCAAAGGCAAATGCTTATATTGAGGCTTTGAAAAAAGAGATTCACGCTATCTCTAATGCGATTTACCCCTCCCCTATCCCCCTTCCCGACACATCAACCCTTTACATCGGCGGCGGTACGCCTACAGCGCTTTCAACTGAGCGCTTAACTGATTTAATCACGCATATTTTTAACACCCTGCCCTTCCAGAAAAATACTGAGGCAACAATTGAGGCAAATCCCGGGACGGTTGACAGAGCAAAACTTTCGGCGATTTTATCCTCCGGCATAAACAGATTGAGCATCGGCGTTCAGTCTTTTGATGATAATGAGCTTGCCTGCCTTGGAAGATTGCACACAGCGGAAGACGCAGAGCGTGCGGTTCTTCTTGCCGGAGAAGCAGGATTCCGGAATACC harbors:
- the gap gene encoding type I glyceraldehyde-3-phosphate dehydrogenase, with translation MAIRVGINGFGRIGRNFLRTSLGESGIDIVCINDLTDAKTLAHLLKYDSVHGICKADIKVKDNGIAVNGKEIKVTAISDPAQLPWKDLKVDIVLESTGRFVDKESTSKHLTAGAGWVIISAPAKDPDATICMGVNEETLDVKTHKIISNASCTTNCLAPMAKVIHQKFTIKRGLMTTIHSYTNDQRILDFPHKDLRRARAAAVSMIPTTTGAAKAVGLVLPALKGKLDGMAIRVPAPNVSVVDLVAEVEKPATAETVNAALKEAAEGALKGILQYCDEPLVSIDFNGNPHSSIVDAALTKVLEGQMVKVLSWYDNEWGYSSRIRDLILYMAGKK
- a CDS encoding phosphoglycerate kinase, yielding MKNNHSEPIKGVLNKLTIADLNIKGKRLFIRADFNVPLDEDLNITDDRRIRSTIPTINYAIDEGAKLILTSHLGRPKGKADKRYSLAPIAKRLQRLIKKEVVFLPDCMGPEVEDAVSKMKEGDIILLENLRFHPEEEKNDGAFSKKLAGLADYYINDAFGAAHRSHASTVGITKFLPSAAGFLLRKEIEYLQGVVNSPVRPFVALLGGAKVSGKIGVLGNLEGKVDKVIIGGGMAYTFLKAMGYGVGDSLVEDEMLDLANKIKEKLIAKGVKFYLPVDSVIAQSVEPGAETKIVPVQEIPKGWRALDIGPASVRLFSEALGNAKTILWNGPMGVFEIDAFSRGTFALARSVADAYALTIVGGGDTDLAVSKAGVSPESISFISTGGGAALQLLEGKDLPGIAALTDKT
- the smpB gene encoding SsrA-binding protein SmpB, with the protein product MEPVVGTNRKAYHDYFIEETYEAGISLLGTEVKSLRDGKANLKDSYVIIKNGEAFLLNCHVSPYTHGNILNHDSLRTRKLLLHKQEIQKLWGKLTQKGLTLIPLKLYFKKGRAKVEIGLCKGKRQYEKREEIKKKEAKREIERHLRRSN